Proteins encoded by one window of Chondromyces crocatus:
- a CDS encoding aldehyde dehydrogenase family protein yields MSDESSTARAAEAGDAGQRPPAKASKGSEGEAERGAGVSVQGGKAAAAKAALAFGEAWNYAPSIEARDHFTLQPRYELFIGGRWEQPSSGRYFDTVSPSTEEKLAEVAEADEKDVDRAVQAARVGYERYWSKLRPLDRGKYIYRIARILQEKARELAVVETLDGGKPIKESRDVDLPLAAAHFFYYAGWADKLAHAFPGRNPRPLGVAGQVIPWNFPLLMAAWKLAPALAAGNTCVLKPAETTPLTALLLAKIIEEADLPPGVVNVVTGAGATGAAVVQHAGVDKVAFTGSTEVGKRIQRSLAGTGKKLTLELGGKAANIVFEDAPLDQAIEGIIGAIFFNQGHVCCAGSRLLVEESIHDVLVRKLKDRMATMRVGDPLDKNTDVGAINSRAQLERIQEMVASGEREGATRYSLSCALPSRGYWFAPTFFTGVSQSHRIAREEIFGPVLSIMTFRTPDEAVEKANNTMYGLSAGVWTDKGSKSFWVAQRLRAGVVWANTFNKFDPSSPFGGYKESGFGREGGRQGLLAYLEVD; encoded by the coding sequence ATGAGCGATGAGAGCAGCACGGCGCGGGCCGCCGAGGCGGGCGACGCGGGACAGCGTCCTCCGGCGAAGGCGAGCAAGGGGAGCGAAGGTGAAGCGGAGCGAGGTGCAGGGGTGAGCGTCCAGGGTGGGAAGGCCGCCGCGGCGAAGGCGGCGCTCGCGTTCGGTGAGGCGTGGAATTACGCGCCGTCGATCGAGGCGCGGGATCACTTCACGCTGCAGCCTCGGTACGAGCTGTTCATCGGTGGGCGCTGGGAGCAGCCGTCGTCGGGGCGCTACTTCGACACGGTGAGCCCCTCGACGGAGGAGAAGCTCGCAGAGGTCGCCGAGGCAGACGAGAAGGACGTCGACCGGGCGGTGCAAGCGGCGCGGGTGGGCTACGAGCGCTACTGGTCGAAGCTGCGTCCGCTGGATCGCGGCAAGTACATCTACCGCATCGCGCGGATCCTCCAGGAGAAGGCGCGCGAGCTGGCCGTCGTGGAGACGCTCGACGGTGGGAAGCCGATCAAGGAGTCGCGCGACGTGGATCTGCCGCTCGCGGCGGCGCACTTCTTCTACTACGCGGGCTGGGCGGACAAGCTCGCGCACGCATTCCCGGGGCGGAACCCGCGGCCACTCGGTGTGGCGGGGCAGGTGATCCCGTGGAACTTCCCGCTGCTCATGGCGGCGTGGAAGCTGGCGCCGGCGCTGGCGGCGGGGAATACGTGCGTGCTGAAGCCGGCGGAGACGACGCCGCTCACGGCGTTGCTGCTGGCGAAGATCATCGAGGAGGCCGACCTGCCGCCCGGTGTGGTGAACGTGGTGACGGGCGCCGGGGCGACGGGTGCAGCGGTCGTGCAGCACGCGGGCGTGGACAAGGTGGCGTTCACCGGGTCGACGGAGGTGGGCAAGCGCATCCAGCGTTCGCTCGCGGGCACCGGAAAGAAGCTGACGCTGGAGCTGGGCGGCAAGGCGGCGAACATCGTGTTCGAAGATGCGCCGCTCGATCAGGCGATCGAGGGGATCATCGGTGCGATCTTCTTCAACCAGGGGCACGTGTGCTGTGCCGGGTCGCGGCTGCTCGTGGAGGAGAGCATCCACGACGTGCTGGTGCGGAAGCTGAAGGATCGGATGGCGACGATGCGGGTGGGGGATCCGCTCGACAAGAACACGGATGTGGGGGCGATCAACTCGCGCGCGCAGCTCGAGCGCATCCAGGAGATGGTGGCCTCCGGGGAGCGAGAAGGGGCGACGCGGTACTCATTGAGCTGTGCGCTGCCCAGCCGTGGGTACTGGTTCGCGCCGACGTTCTTCACGGGCGTGTCGCAGTCGCACCGCATCGCGCGCGAGGAGATCTTCGGGCCGGTGCTGTCGATCATGACCTTCCGGACGCCGGACGAGGCGGTCGAGAAGGCGAACAACACGATGTACGGGCTGTCGGCAGGGGTGTGGACCGACAAGGGGTCGAAGAGCTTCTGGGTGGCGCAGCGGCTGCGCGCGGGCGTGGTCTGGGCGAACACGTTCAACAAGTTCGATCCGAGCTCGCCGTTCGGTGGATACAAGGAGAGCGGCTTCGGCCGTGAGGGTGGGCGGCAAGGGCTGCTCGCTTACCTCGAGGTGGACTGA
- a CDS encoding aldehyde dehydrogenase family protein, translating to MARGSKQDAGRAAVGAVEAAAVAGEGSSAAGDEGVAGDVRVSVRVGVRKAYKMYVGGAFVRSESGRCTQVPEHAGMTGENRENVPRASRKDGRDAVKSAHAAWSGWSARTAFNRGQILYRLAEMLDARQSELSSSLERSGLSAQMARREVEATVDRAIAYAGWTDKYQSLFASLNPVAGPHFDFTVPESVGVVVIAAPARPALLGLAGAILPVIAAGNTCIVLASEQDPRTAIVFAEALATSDLPGGVVNILTGRVAEVLPHLARHQEVAALDLHGLDAALRKSVEEDAAGSVKRVHARAIAEESWFDAVATESPRWIERFVELKTIWHPAGQ from the coding sequence ATGGCGCGCGGGAGCAAGCAGGACGCAGGACGAGCGGCAGTCGGCGCGGTCGAGGCCGCAGCGGTGGCCGGTGAAGGGTCGAGCGCAGCAGGAGACGAGGGCGTCGCGGGAGATGTTCGCGTCAGCGTTCGCGTCGGGGTGCGCAAGGCCTACAAGATGTACGTGGGAGGCGCGTTCGTGCGCTCCGAGTCGGGTCGTTGCACCCAGGTGCCAGAGCATGCGGGCATGACGGGCGAGAACCGAGAGAATGTGCCACGCGCGTCGCGCAAGGACGGGCGCGACGCGGTGAAGAGCGCCCACGCGGCGTGGTCGGGCTGGTCGGCGCGGACGGCGTTCAACCGCGGGCAGATCCTGTACCGGCTCGCGGAGATGCTCGATGCGCGGCAGTCGGAGCTTTCGAGTTCGCTGGAGCGCAGCGGGCTGTCCGCGCAGATGGCGCGGCGCGAGGTGGAGGCGACGGTGGATCGCGCCATCGCTTACGCTGGGTGGACGGACAAGTACCAGAGCCTCTTCGCAAGCTTGAACCCGGTTGCGGGGCCGCACTTCGACTTCACGGTGCCGGAGTCGGTTGGGGTGGTGGTGATCGCGGCGCCGGCGCGGCCCGCGCTGCTCGGGCTGGCGGGTGCAATCTTGCCGGTGATCGCGGCAGGGAACACGTGCATCGTGCTGGCGAGCGAGCAGGATCCGCGAACGGCGATCGTGTTCGCGGAGGCGCTGGCGACGAGCGACCTGCCAGGAGGGGTGGTGAACATCCTCACGGGGCGCGTCGCGGAGGTGCTGCCGCATCTCGCGCGTCACCAGGAGGTGGCGGCGCTGGATCTGCATGGCCTCGATGCGGCGCTGCGGAAGAGCGTCGAGGAGGACGCGGCGGGGAGCGTGAAGCGCGTGCATGCGCGGGCGATCGCCGAGGAGAGCTGGTTCGATGCGGTGGCGACCGAGTCGCCGCGGTGGATCGAGCGCTTCGTGGAGCTGAAGACGATCTGGCATCCGGCCGGGCAGTAG